A portion of the Bacteroides faecium genome contains these proteins:
- a CDS encoding efflux RND transporter periplasmic adaptor subunit, translating into MKKYLKIALLVIIAVILIGTFVFLYQKSQPKITVYETVKAEITDLQKTTVATGKVEPRDEILIKPQISGIIDELYKEAGQSVKKGEVIAKVKVIPELGQLNSAESRVRLAEINAAQAETDFNRIKKLYEDQLISREEYEKSEVAVKQAREEKQTAKDNLEIVKEGITKNSASFSSTMIRSTIDGLILDVPVKAGNSVIMSNTFNDGTTIATVANMNDLIFRGNIDETEVGRIHEQMPIKLTIGALQNLTFNAILEYISPKGVETNGANQFEIKAAISVPDSVQIRSGYSANAEIVLQRANQVLAVPESTIEFSGDSTFVYLMTDSVPQQKFQRTQVTAGMSDGIKIEIKKGITAQDKIRGAEKKDK; encoded by the coding sequence ATGAAAAAGTATCTGAAAATCGCATTATTGGTAATCATTGCCGTAATCCTTATTGGAACGTTCGTATTCCTGTATCAGAAATCGCAGCCTAAAATTACTGTTTATGAAACAGTGAAGGCGGAAATAACAGACTTGCAAAAGACTACCGTAGCTACCGGAAAGGTAGAACCGAGAGACGAAATCTTAATCAAGCCGCAAATTTCCGGTATCATCGACGAATTGTACAAAGAAGCAGGACAAAGCGTAAAGAAAGGTGAAGTGATTGCCAAAGTTAAAGTTATCCCCGAACTCGGGCAATTGAACTCGGCTGAAAGCCGTGTACGGTTGGCAGAGATTAATGCGGCACAGGCTGAGACTGACTTTAACCGTATTAAAAAGCTGTATGAGGATCAATTAATCAGCCGGGAAGAGTACGAGAAAAGTGAAGTTGCCGTAAAGCAGGCACGTGAAGAAAAACAGACTGCCAAAGATAATTTGGAAATCGTAAAGGAAGGAATTACCAAGAACAGCGCATCTTTCAGTAGTACCATGATTCGTTCTACGATTGACGGGTTGATACTGGATGTACCTGTAAAAGCGGGAAACTCGGTTATTATGAGTAATACTTTTAATGACGGAACGACTATCGCGACGGTAGCCAATATGAATGACCTGATTTTCCGTGGTAACATTGATGAAACCGAAGTAGGACGTATCCACGAACAAATGCCGATAAAACTTACAATCGGTGCTTTACAGAATCTGACTTTCAACGCTATTTTGGAATATATCTCTCCGAAAGGAGTAGAAACAAACGGAGCCAATCAGTTTGAAATCAAGGCGGCTATTTCCGTACCGGATTCCGTACAGATTCGTTCCGGTTACTCTGCCAATGCAGAAATCGTGCTGCAACGCGCCAATCAGGTATTGGCCGTGCCCGAAAGTACGATTGAATTTAGCGGAGACTCTACCTTTGTATATCTCATGACGGATTCCGTACCCCAACAAAAGTTCCAGCGCACGCAGGTGACTGCCGGCATGAGCGACGGTATCAAGATAGAAATAAAGAAAGGAATAACTGCACAGGACAAAATACGTGGCGCAGAGAAAAAAGACAAATAA
- a CDS encoding TolC family protein → MKTIRKTISVLLLSGIGITSIQAQDNNSPQAWTLRQCIDYAIEHNIGIRKSANDAEISKVDVHTSKWARLPNLSGSASQNWSWGRTASPVDNSYSDINSANTSLSLGTNIPIFTGLQLSNQYSLAKLDLKATIEDLNKAKEDIAINVTSAYLQVLFNLELSKVAYNQVNLSKDQLKRIQGLFGVGKASPSEVAEAQARVAQDEMTAVQSDNKYKLSLLDLSQLLELPTPEGFVLENPKEELDFSPLTPPDDIYTQALAYKPSIKSAEYRLQGSINSIRIAQSSFYPQLSFSAGLGSNYYTVSGRSEGSFGNQMKNNLNKYVGFNLSVPLFNRFSTRNKVRTARLQQNNLTLQLDNAKKTLYKEIQQSWYNALAAESKYNSSEVAVKANEESFRLMSEKFNNGKATFVEYNESKLNLTKALSDRLQAKYDYLFCTKILDFYKGQIIE, encoded by the coding sequence ATGAAAACAATCCGTAAAACCATATCAGTGCTCCTGCTCTCAGGAATAGGAATAACTTCCATTCAGGCACAGGACAACAACTCGCCGCAAGCATGGACATTGCGGCAATGTATCGACTACGCCATCGAGCATAATATAGGGATTCGCAAATCCGCTAACGATGCCGAAATAAGTAAGGTAGATGTACATACTAGCAAGTGGGCACGTCTTCCGAATCTGAGTGGTAGTGCCAGTCAGAATTGGAGTTGGGGACGTACAGCTTCTCCGGTAGACAATTCATATAGTGATATTAACAGTGCTAACACGAGCCTTAGCTTAGGTACAAACATACCTATATTTACCGGTTTGCAATTATCCAACCAATATTCACTAGCCAAACTAGACTTGAAAGCAACTATTGAAGACCTCAACAAAGCCAAAGAAGATATTGCCATCAATGTCACCTCTGCCTATTTGCAGGTACTGTTCAACTTGGAATTAAGTAAAGTAGCTTATAATCAAGTAAATCTGAGCAAAGACCAACTGAAACGTATTCAGGGACTTTTCGGAGTAGGCAAAGCATCTCCGTCCGAAGTAGCTGAAGCACAAGCTCGTGTAGCACAAGATGAAATGACTGCCGTACAGTCTGACAATAAATACAAATTATCATTGCTGGATCTCAGCCAACTCTTGGAATTGCCGACACCGGAAGGATTCGTCCTTGAAAATCCAAAAGAAGAATTGGATTTTTCTCCTCTCACCCCACCGGATGATATTTATACACAGGCACTTGCCTACAAGCCAAGTATTAAATCCGCAGAATACAGGTTACAAGGTAGTATCAACAGTATCCGTATTGCCCAAAGCAGCTTCTACCCGCAGTTATCTTTCAGCGCCGGTCTGGGAAGTAATTATTATACAGTCAGCGGAAGATCGGAAGGAAGTTTCGGCAATCAGATGAAAAACAATCTGAATAAATATGTAGGATTCAATCTCAGTGTTCCGCTCTTCAACCGTTTTTCTACACGTAATAAAGTACGGACAGCCCGCTTACAGCAGAATAATCTTACACTGCAACTTGACAATGCTAAAAAAACGCTCTACAAGGAAATTCAACAATCTTGGTATAACGCTTTGGCTGCAGAAAGTAAATATAATTCCAGTGAAGTGGCAGTGAAAGCCAATGAAGAGTCTTTCCGCCTTATGAGTGAAAAGTTCAACAATGGTAAAGCTACATTTGTAGAATACAATGAATCAAAGTTGAACTTGACTAAAGCACTTTCCGACAGGCTGCAAGCCAAATATGATTATCTGTTCTGTACTAAAATCCTGGATTTCTATAAAGGACAGATTATAGAATAA
- a CDS encoding tetratricopeptide repeat-containing sensor histidine kinase — MKNMIVGGICALLFLACTSEQKRNIEPTDRITVDSIVLSRIDSIYTHPQKIRELFAHTQQHLTDSIAYYKLELFIGFCLYYEGKPESIRPIQQRVLSFCERTPEAKELEAMCWNHHAMLLQFESKIDSALICLHHAYDALQFANNHGELISVCINIADMYNINGNLPKSADFYLKALAVADSLHSPREYFSIYTGLAQTYTYLNNYPQADRYFQLAEKSIASALAQEQVFFYNNKGNSLYLREDYNESLKCFQEAYKISNKFKYDYFNISIEINMGELYTLLDQPDSAHYYLDKANLALSKAPNGNQDQIFYLNSLYAGLALKENNLTAADYYLSKPCTTSRATSIHLHNKRLMDYYARKRNFEKAYRYREIVNQYDDSLRNARNVANITEISYRYSQDTTLLKRNITIANNETQISQQQGAIVLSTALLVISVLLAFTIILHIRRKSERKYNKQMAMVAELRMENIRNRISPHFVFNVLNAIMPTFKQYSELAHPLQLLIEVLRGNLLVSDKIAVELGEEVELVKKYVTLRKETNPNTANVLWDIDKDISTNTLIPSMIIQIPVENSLKYAFDTIENEDNQVSILISQTEDGLSIRIEDNGSGYQPGTHKESKRGTGNGLKVLFRTIELLNSKNEQKATFDIQNIQPNNSGQHGTLVTIFIPFNYQIKF; from the coding sequence ATGAAGAACATGATAGTGGGAGGAATTTGTGCACTTTTATTTCTAGCATGTACTTCAGAACAAAAAAGAAATATAGAACCGACAGACAGGATAACAGTGGACAGCATTGTACTCTCACGAATCGATTCCATTTATACCCATCCACAAAAGATAAGAGAGCTATTCGCACACACACAACAGCACTTGACGGACAGCATAGCTTACTATAAACTTGAACTGTTTATCGGCTTTTGTCTATACTATGAAGGAAAGCCGGAAAGTATCCGGCCTATCCAACAGCGGGTTTTGAGCTTTTGTGAACGAACTCCGGAAGCGAAAGAATTGGAAGCCATGTGTTGGAATCATCATGCCATGCTCCTGCAGTTTGAAAGCAAAATAGATTCCGCACTGATTTGTTTGCATCACGCTTACGATGCCCTGCAATTTGCAAATAACCATGGCGAATTAATAAGCGTCTGTATCAATATCGCCGATATGTACAACATCAACGGCAATCTTCCTAAATCAGCCGACTTCTATCTAAAAGCACTCGCCGTAGCAGATTCACTCCATTCACCAAGAGAATATTTCTCTATATATACCGGGCTGGCGCAAACATACACCTACTTGAACAACTATCCACAAGCCGACCGTTATTTTCAACTCGCAGAGAAATCCATTGCCAGCGCACTGGCACAAGAACAGGTATTCTTCTATAACAATAAAGGCAACAGTCTCTATCTGCGGGAAGATTATAATGAATCGCTCAAATGCTTTCAGGAAGCCTATAAGATATCAAACAAATTCAAATACGATTATTTCAATATAAGTATCGAAATTAACATGGGGGAACTATACACCCTATTGGACCAACCGGATTCGGCACATTATTACCTGGATAAAGCTAACCTTGCCTTATCAAAAGCGCCTAATGGCAATCAAGACCAGATATTTTACCTGAACAGCCTATACGCAGGGCTGGCACTGAAAGAAAACAATCTTACCGCTGCCGACTACTATCTGTCAAAACCATGCACAACTTCCAGAGCAACCTCTATCCACCTGCACAACAAACGCCTGATGGATTATTACGCCCGGAAACGGAACTTTGAAAAAGCCTATCGATACCGGGAAATTGTGAACCAGTATGATGACTCCCTGCGAAATGCCCGCAACGTTGCCAACATCACCGAAATAAGCTATCGCTACAGCCAGGACACCACCCTGCTTAAACGAAACATTACCATAGCCAACAATGAGACACAAATTTCCCAACAACAAGGAGCTATCGTCCTATCCACCGCCCTGTTAGTCATTTCCGTACTTCTCGCATTCACCATCATCCTGCATATCCGCCGGAAAAGCGAACGCAAATACAACAAACAAATGGCAATGGTAGCAGAACTACGTATGGAGAATATCCGTAACCGCATCTCTCCACATTTTGTATTCAATGTTCTCAACGCTATCATGCCCACTTTCAAACAGTACTCTGAACTGGCACACCCATTACAATTACTAATTGAAGTGCTCCGTGGGAATCTGCTTGTCTCAGATAAAATCGCAGTAGAATTGGGAGAAGAAGTTGAACTTGTAAAAAAGTATGTCACACTGCGGAAAGAGACGAATCCTAATACAGCCAACGTGTTATGGGACATCGATAAGGATATTTCCACGAATACTTTAATTCCCTCCATGATTATCCAAATACCGGTAGAGAACTCACTCAAATATGCCTTTGATACAATAGAAAATGAAGACAATCAGGTTTCTATATTAATTTCCCAAACAGAAGACGGTTTATCAATCCGCATTGAGGACAACGGAAGCGGCTACCAACCCGGCACACATAAAGAATCCAAACGAGGCACAGGCAACGGACTAAAGGTTCTGTTCCGTACTATTGAATTACTAAACAGCAAAAACGAACAAAAAGCAACATTCGACATTCAAAACATTCAACCAAATAATTCCGGACAACACGGAACATTAGTCACCATTTTCATTCCATTCAACTATCAAATTAAATTTTAA
- a CDS encoding LytR/AlgR family response regulator transcription factor, producing MNTRTITTIIVDDEINAIQNLSEDLNAYPDINILETTTSALKAQKSIIKFQPDLLFLDVEMPKMNGIELLQEIRPYIHSNMHVVFYSAFDKYMLDALRASAFDYLLKPYQPCELKQIIDRVHKRIESSSNNFEQSMRRLLNDGSKFALQTMTSLLLLRCSDILCFRYLDEIRCWQVTLTSLEHHRLRMTIKAKDILNLSQSFARINSNCILNIEYLSSIENNSLRCILYPPFTNMEMMASRRYYSKLKETLEML from the coding sequence ATGAACACAAGAACCATCACCACTATCATTGTTGACGATGAGATTAATGCTATCCAAAACTTATCAGAAGATTTAAATGCCTATCCGGACATTAATATATTAGAAACCACAACATCAGCGCTGAAAGCTCAAAAAAGTATTATCAAATTCCAACCCGATCTGCTGTTTCTGGATGTAGAAATGCCTAAAATGAACGGAATTGAACTACTACAAGAAATACGTCCATACATACATTCAAATATGCATGTCGTTTTTTATAGCGCATTCGACAAATATATGCTTGACGCTCTCCGGGCTTCAGCCTTCGACTATTTGCTTAAGCCCTACCAACCTTGTGAACTCAAGCAAATCATTGACAGAGTACATAAAAGAATAGAGTCAAGCAGTAATAACTTTGAGCAATCCATGCGTCGATTGTTAAATGACGGCAGCAAGTTTGCTTTACAGACAATGACCAGCCTGTTGCTCTTGCGCTGCTCTGATATTCTTTGTTTCCGTTATCTGGATGAGATACGTTGCTGGCAAGTTACACTTACCAGCCTGGAGCATCATCGCCTGCGAATGACTATCAAGGCAAAAGATATACTCAATCTTAGCCAATCATTCGCCCGCATAAATTCCAACTGTATCTTAAACATTGAATATTTATCTTCTATAGAGAACAATAGCTTACGTTGTATTCTTTATCCGCCATTCACCAACATGGAAATGATGGCATCCAGAAGATATTATTCCAAACTCAAAGAAACACTCGAAATGTTATAG
- a CDS encoding WD40 repeat domain-containing protein: protein MGMDNYLFSTYFHNGKKSYNLRNSMLSSSDPVISLKINPSGSSFAVLSGKGNKRKVSIHNLWQSEKAIHKFPKTFSPIAICYAPNAKKFVISDSKKRIHFFDTKEYALLQEVTLPLTAERMAISNNNYFLAASNGNELSVWNIESKAEKKRLTFTAPINCFDFSDDSNQLAIVTADGILSIYDTRTLLIQQTIDAMGKALFCSYHPEGKYIAIVTGDNRISILNLMNGEDRRYIENPQGGITDALFVKDGKGTVYLAYNTRNDITYENIANLAPCYTNLIADEVNDRMNEWMKMKEGETMEEYNLRVNDKTRAEQQMLFEQEVATRMAENLVDKSEVKFGEYNPTSNMLAVDFNSMPPIYLPIPTEEVSDFMDPGNLEFRNAVYGVNKDDKFELIYADVYNKASGKTYTFDNLERESLDYLKSEEDFVPLEMVQQSNMDEIKLKEIKDDIVKMAMENKSISEHTNIAVDAGIIAGVDADGKKIMNYKIDYSYTVDQTFSAKEDFKPGKYISSESAAALSMLNIMKQAFKERFSQYIKDDKKLEIKITGVADASPIRRKIAYDGHYGDFTNEPIYKDGNLSNITVTRKSGITENEQLAFLRAAGVKDYIEKNIPELSKMNTNYKYDIEVTEKEGSEFRRISVELLFVDAL from the coding sequence ATGGGAATGGATAATTACCTGTTTTCTACTTACTTTCATAATGGTAAGAAGAGCTACAATCTACGCAATTCCATGCTCAGTTCTTCCGATCCGGTCATTTCATTAAAGATCAATCCCTCGGGCTCCTCATTTGCTGTCCTCAGTGGGAAAGGCAACAAAAGAAAAGTAAGCATTCATAACCTTTGGCAGTCGGAGAAAGCGATACACAAATTCCCGAAGACATTCTCACCAATAGCTATTTGCTACGCTCCGAATGCAAAAAAGTTTGTCATTTCCGATTCTAAGAAGAGAATACACTTTTTCGATACGAAAGAGTATGCACTACTGCAAGAAGTCACTCTTCCACTGACAGCCGAACGGATGGCTATCAGCAACAATAATTACTTTCTAGCCGCGTCGAATGGAAATGAGTTGTCCGTTTGGAATATCGAGAGCAAGGCGGAAAAGAAAAGACTCACATTCACCGCACCAATTAATTGTTTCGACTTTTCAGATGACAGCAACCAACTGGCTATTGTCACAGCCGACGGCATTCTATCCATATACGACACACGGACGTTATTGATACAGCAAACCATTGACGCCATGGGAAAAGCATTGTTCTGCAGCTATCATCCCGAAGGGAAATACATTGCTATCGTAACAGGAGACAATCGCATATCCATCCTCAACCTCATGAACGGTGAGGATCGTCGCTATATTGAAAACCCGCAAGGAGGCATCACTGACGCCCTGTTCGTGAAAGATGGAAAAGGAACTGTTTATCTTGCTTATAATACCCGTAATGATATTACTTACGAAAATATAGCAAACCTGGCTCCTTGTTATACCAATCTGATTGCAGATGAAGTTAACGACCGCATGAATGAATGGATGAAAATGAAAGAAGGAGAAACGATGGAAGAATATAATCTTCGTGTAAACGACAAAACACGCGCCGAGCAACAAATGCTGTTCGAACAAGAGGTGGCAACCCGTATGGCTGAAAATCTGGTAGACAAATCAGAGGTCAAATTCGGAGAATATAATCCAACTTCTAATATGTTGGCTGTGGATTTCAACTCCATGCCACCCATTTATCTTCCTATTCCGACTGAAGAAGTATCCGATTTTATGGATCCCGGTAATCTCGAATTCCGCAATGCCGTATATGGAGTCAACAAGGATGACAAGTTTGAATTAATCTATGCCGATGTCTACAATAAAGCTTCCGGAAAGACCTATACATTCGACAACCTGGAAAGGGAATCACTCGATTATCTGAAGTCCGAAGAAGACTTCGTACCATTAGAGATGGTTCAACAGTCCAACATGGACGAAATCAAACTGAAAGAAATCAAGGACGATATCGTAAAAATGGCTATGGAAAACAAATCAATTTCCGAGCACACCAACATTGCCGTAGATGCAGGTATCATAGCCGGTGTAGATGCTGACGGCAAAAAAATCATGAATTACAAAATCGATTATTCATATACCGTCGACCAGACTTTCTCCGCAAAAGAAGACTTTAAGCCGGGGAAATATATATCCAGTGAATCAGCAGCGGCCCTTTCCATGCTAAATATTATGAAACAGGCGTTCAAAGAAAGATTCTCGCAATATATCAAAGACGATAAAAAACTTGAAATCAAGATTACCGGTGTGGCAGACGCTTCTCCTATCCGAAGAAAGATTGCTTATGACGGACATTACGGTGATTTCACAAACGAACCGATTTATAAAGATGGAAACTTATCCAACATCACTGTTACACGAAAAAGCGGAATCACAGAAAATGAACAACTCGCTTTCTTGCGTGCGGCAGGTGTGAAAGATTATATCGAAAAGAATATACCCGAACTTTCGAAAATGAATACCAATTATAAATACGATATCGAAGTTACTGAAAAAGAAGGAAGCGAATTCAGAAGAATCAGTGTTGAACTATTATTCGTAGACGCACTTTAA
- a CDS encoding caspase family protein: MRKQLLLVGLLACAGMTCQTIRAQSLESAASAYKTFVRLNNENGDKAAMYSTLYQGYKEYVAILNSSSRGSAAYNQAKGALRDMFPYLQKGAIFNSQRGTQQNALLFAQAYVDIPIMKAFKGEQLPKDSYYPTMVYFAASGTYNSKNYAKAIPYFREYLDTHDTKKRQSVFVFMAKACGAIRDYAQARSVLEEAIASYPSDFNMLSTAINCCIDNGDNEGLQVFVNKALTIKPNDPTLLNIQGKLYEETHNYQQALNIYTTLRNSNPRSLEVAKHLGLNYYNLGVICYNKSVMEGNKSFKKQSEEYFTAAIATFKEVLAADPTSLKYMQALATAYSCLENSNELSAINRKIASLGGSTVVASSAPALVDFSGNTPAKSGHTVDSPSLASSSQQSAGNNPNAPFTSSTYDIPGYSQFAKSYIEKKISIWQTKDPYETVEEYKERVTESKREEKVKALLKEAEANYINSYAGSVQLSDMQLKPYDADNQVFLIQSRFGEVILPVPRENNEAKIFASNWNGMQLKEPKFFINNDRLALSSVTFVTPMGNSYCYSDKASLNYTETSVDMHFDAIDYGSLAQTGTSASPASRVQKNEIKIGSSDVDINIPEAKVDNNKTFAVIISNENYSMVTKVPMALSDGKTFSRYCEKTLGMPQNNIRFYPDASYGTMLRAMRDIKDIASAYSGDIQIVFYYAGHGIPNEATKDAYLLPIDADGTQTEGCYPLSKLYAELGSLSAKSVVVFLDACFSGAKRDGGMLASARGVALKAKKEDPKGNMVIFSAASDDETAFPYKEKGHGLFTYFLLKKLQETKGNVTLQELGNYITTNVKQQSVVVNRKVQTATVSSSVSLTESWKTLKLKP; this comes from the coding sequence ATGAGAAAACAGCTATTATTAGTCGGTTTATTAGCTTGTGCCGGAATGACGTGCCAGACAATTCGCGCCCAGTCATTGGAAAGCGCTGCCAGCGCATACAAGACTTTTGTCCGTCTCAATAATGAAAATGGTGACAAGGCGGCGATGTATTCCACGCTATACCAAGGCTACAAAGAGTATGTTGCCATACTGAACTCATCTTCACGAGGCAGCGCAGCCTACAATCAGGCAAAAGGTGCTCTGCGGGATATGTTTCCTTATTTGCAAAAAGGAGCCATATTCAACTCACAAAGGGGAACACAACAAAATGCACTCCTGTTTGCACAAGCCTATGTGGACATACCAATTATGAAAGCCTTCAAAGGTGAACAGTTGCCGAAGGACAGCTATTACCCCACTATGGTATATTTTGCCGCATCGGGAACCTATAATTCAAAAAATTATGCGAAGGCAATTCCATATTTTAGAGAATATCTGGACACCCATGACACTAAAAAACGGCAAAGCGTATTTGTCTTCATGGCCAAAGCATGTGGAGCTATTAGAGATTACGCGCAAGCCAGAAGCGTGTTGGAGGAAGCGATAGCCAGCTATCCTTCTGATTTCAATATGCTCTCTACAGCTATTAACTGCTGCATTGACAATGGAGACAATGAAGGACTTCAAGTATTTGTGAACAAAGCATTGACCATCAAGCCGAATGACCCTACGTTACTTAACATACAGGGGAAACTGTATGAAGAAACACACAACTATCAGCAGGCACTGAACATTTATACCACATTACGGAATTCCAACCCGCGTAGCCTGGAAGTTGCCAAACATTTAGGGTTGAACTACTACAACCTTGGAGTAATCTGCTACAATAAAAGTGTGATGGAAGGAAATAAATCATTTAAAAAGCAGTCCGAAGAGTACTTTACCGCCGCAATCGCCACTTTTAAAGAAGTGTTGGCAGCCGATCCCACTTCCTTAAAATATATGCAAGCATTGGCCACAGCCTATAGTTGTTTGGAAAATAGCAACGAGCTAAGTGCCATCAACCGGAAAATCGCCTCTTTAGGCGGAAGTACGGTGGTTGCTTCTTCTGCTCCGGCACTGGTAGATTTTTCGGGAAATACCCCTGCAAAAAGCGGACACACTGTAGACAGTCCTTCACTTGCCTCCAGTAGCCAACAATCAGCCGGGAATAATCCAAACGCTCCATTCACTTCTTCAACCTATGACATTCCGGGATATTCTCAGTTTGCCAAAAGTTATATAGAAAAGAAAATCAGTATCTGGCAGACGAAAGACCCTTATGAGACGGTAGAAGAATACAAAGAGCGAGTGACAGAATCCAAACGTGAAGAAAAAGTAAAAGCACTGCTCAAAGAAGCTGAAGCAAATTATATAAACAGCTATGCGGGAAGCGTACAGCTAAGTGATATGCAGTTGAAACCATACGATGCCGACAATCAGGTATTCCTGATTCAGTCCAGATTCGGTGAAGTCATCCTTCCCGTCCCTCGCGAAAACAATGAAGCCAAAATTTTTGCCAGCAACTGGAACGGGATGCAACTCAAAGAACCTAAGTTTTTCATCAACAATGATCGGCTGGCTCTTTCAAGCGTAACGTTCGTTACACCGATGGGAAATTCTTACTGTTACAGCGACAAGGCTTCGCTCAACTATACAGAAACATCTGTCGATATGCACTTTGACGCTATTGATTATGGTTCTCTCGCACAGACCGGCACGTCGGCGTCTCCAGCATCGAGAGTACAAAAGAACGAAATAAAGATTGGAAGTTCGGATGTAGATATAAATATACCGGAAGCTAAGGTGGATAACAATAAAACATTTGCCGTAATTATCTCCAACGAGAATTACAGTATGGTCACCAAAGTTCCGATGGCATTGAGTGACGGGAAGACTTTCAGCCGCTATTGCGAAAAGACGCTGGGAATGCCTCAGAACAATATCCGTTTCTATCCCGATGCCTCATACGGGACAATGCTACGCGCTATGCGTGACATAAAGGATATAGCCTCAGCATATTCAGGAGATATACAAATAGTCTTCTACTATGCTGGGCATGGCATTCCGAATGAAGCGACCAAAGACGCTTATCTGCTTCCCATCGATGCAGACGGCACACAGACAGAAGGTTGCTATCCGCTTAGTAAACTCTACGCAGAGTTAGGCAGCCTGAGTGCCAAATCGGTAGTTGTCTTTCTGGATGCTTGTTTCAGCGGTGCCAAACGTGATGGCGGCATGCTTGCTTCCGCCCGTGGAGTGGCGTTGAAGGCTAAAAAAGAAGATCCAAAAGGAAATATGGTAATTTTCAGTGCGGCATCGGACGATGAAACGGCTTTTCCATATAAAGAAAAAGGACACGGTCTGTTTACTTACTTTCTACTCAAAAAACTACAGGAGACCAAAGGTAATGTAACGCTTCAGGAACTGGGGAATTACATCACGACAAATGTAAAGCAGCAGTCTGTTGTCGTAAACCGGAAAGTACAAACAGCAACAGTTTCTTCTTCCGTTTCTCTCACAGAGAGCTGGAAGACGCTGAAACTGAAACCATAA
- a CDS encoding carboxypeptidase-like regulatory domain-containing protein — MKNLLMSGLFLLLGNIYLSAQNTVSGTVTDKKGNPIPGAKVVVKGDTEATLSELDGTFKLESNKPIKKIKIFYGGMRPKELNVAPLSVQLYKESWWTQKPEKYQWFASLQVGLPENDFGSPSFGLMVGGVKNLGWYVKGLYRPLQSTDYESDSETSNHWYTGKSKNSFYSATGGLILRLWCPVHIYFGAGYAKRKIAWEMTGDKYLRYDPDCYDGAALDFGLMFRVKNILVNAGSIYTIKNGDKGNEFVGNIGIGYCF; from the coding sequence ATGAAGAATCTATTGATGTCAGGGCTATTCCTTTTATTAGGAAACATCTACCTGTCTGCACAGAATACGGTTAGCGGCACTGTTACAGATAAAAAGGGGAACCCGATACCGGGAGCGAAAGTCGTCGTAAAAGGAGACACGGAAGCTACACTTTCAGAACTAGACGGAACGTTCAAACTGGAAAGTAACAAACCGATAAAGAAAATCAAAATTTTCTATGGAGGAATGCGCCCCAAAGAACTGAATGTAGCACCTCTGAGCGTGCAACTTTATAAAGAAAGTTGGTGGACTCAAAAACCGGAGAAATACCAATGGTTTGCAAGCCTGCAAGTCGGATTACCGGAGAATGACTTTGGAAGCCCTTCTTTCGGGCTCATGGTGGGCGGAGTAAAGAATCTCGGCTGGTATGTGAAAGGGCTCTACCGTCCGTTGCAGTCTACTGATTATGAATCTGACTCGGAAACCAGTAACCACTGGTACACCGGTAAAAGCAAGAATAGTTTTTACTCTGCAACGGGAGGTCTTATCCTGCGTCTTTGGTGCCCTGTCCATATCTATTTTGGAGCCGGTTATGCCAAGCGAAAAATAGCTTGGGAAATGACAGGAGACAAATATCTGAGATATGATCCCGACTGTTATGACGGTGCCGCACTGGATTTCGGTCTTATGTTCCGCGTAAAAAACATTCTCGTCAATGCAGGTAGCATTTATACGATTAAAAATGGAGATAAAGGAAACGAATTTGTAGGAAACATCGGAATCGGCTATTGCTTTTAA